A single genomic interval of Bacillus sp. es.036 harbors:
- the rimP gene encoding ribosome maturation factor RimP, with the protein MNENVITVTEELVKPIADEMNLELVDIEFTQEGKNWFLRVYVDSPRGVDIEECGTISEKLSEQLDKHDPITQPYFLEVSSPGAERPLKKKTDFEKAVGKQVYMTTYEPIDGEKSFEGKLSDFDGETVVIEQRVKTRIKKVELPYEKVASARLAVVF; encoded by the coding sequence ATGAATGAAAATGTGATTACGGTTACTGAAGAACTAGTAAAACCAATAGCAGATGAAATGAACCTGGAACTTGTAGACATAGAATTCACGCAGGAAGGCAAGAATTGGTTTCTCCGTGTCTATGTCGATTCTCCTCGAGGTGTTGATATTGAGGAGTGCGGGACAATTAGCGAAAAGCTAAGTGAACAGCTAGATAAACATGATCCAATTACTCAACCTTATTTCCTCGAAGTTTCTTCTCCAGGTGCAGAGCGCCCGCTGAAGAAAAAGACTGATTTCGAGAAAGCGGTTGGAAAACAAGTCTATATGACAACTTACGAACCAATAGATGGAGAGAAAAGCTTTGAAGGTAAGCTTTCTGATTTTGATGGTGAAACGGTTGTGATTGAACAGCGAGTGAAAACGAGAATTAAAAAGGTAGAATTACCTTATGAAAAAGTAGCAAGCGCAAGGCTTGCGGTTGTTTTTTAA
- the nusA gene encoding transcription termination factor NusA, translating to MKSSELLDALTILEKEKGISKDIIVEAIEAALISAYKRNFHQAQNVRVDFNQDTGSIRVFARKDVVEEVEDSRLEISLEDAKDIDRQYELEDIVEIEVTPRNFGRIAAQTAKQVVTQRVREAERGIIFSEFIEREDDIMTGIVQRQDHRFIYVDLGRIEALLPAGEQMPNETYHSHDRIKVYVTKVEKTTKGPQVMVSRTHPGLLKRLFELEVPEIFDGTVEVKSISREAGDRSKIAVHAEDPEVDPVGSCVGQRGQRVQAIVNELKGEKIDIVSWSEDIVEYVANALSPSKVLKVNVDEENKMTQVIVPDYQLSLAIGKRGQNARLAAKLTGWKIDIKSQSEAEELGIYSADEAPLFEGNDAEDSELD from the coding sequence ATGAAGAGTAGTGAGTTATTAGATGCGCTAACCATTCTTGAAAAAGAAAAAGGCATCAGCAAGGATATTATCGTTGAGGCGATTGAAGCAGCGCTTATTTCGGCGTACAAGCGAAACTTCCATCAGGCACAAAATGTAAGAGTCGATTTTAATCAGGACACTGGTTCGATCCGCGTATTTGCTCGAAAAGATGTCGTGGAAGAAGTGGAAGATTCTCGTCTTGAGATCTCACTCGAAGATGCCAAAGACATTGATCGTCAATATGAATTAGAAGATATCGTGGAAATCGAAGTAACGCCTCGTAATTTCGGTCGTATCGCAGCTCAAACAGCGAAACAAGTTGTTACTCAACGTGTCCGTGAAGCAGAACGTGGGATCATATTTAGCGAATTTATTGAACGCGAAGACGATATCATGACCGGAATTGTTCAGCGTCAAGATCATCGTTTTATTTATGTTGACCTCGGTCGAATCGAAGCACTTCTCCCTGCAGGTGAACAAATGCCGAATGAAACGTATCATTCTCATGATCGTATTAAGGTATATGTAACGAAAGTTGAAAAAACAACCAAAGGGCCACAGGTGATGGTTTCAAGAACTCATCCTGGTCTTCTTAAGCGTTTATTTGAACTTGAAGTGCCAGAAATTTTTGACGGCACTGTAGAAGTGAAGTCAATTTCACGTGAAGCTGGCGATCGATCAAAAATTGCCGTTCATGCCGAAGATCCTGAAGTGGATCCAGTTGGCTCTTGTGTAGGGCAACGCGGTCAACGAGTTCAGGCAATCGTAAATGAGCTTAAAGGCGAGAAAATCGATATTGTCAGCTGGTCTGAGGATATTGTGGAATATGTAGCAAACGCTCTTAGTCCTTCAAAAGTACTTAAAGTAAATGTAGATGAAGAAAACAAAATGACTCAGGTTATCGTACCAGACTATCAGCTCTCGCTTGCGATCGGGAAGCGCGGTCAGAACGCTCGTCTCGCAGCAAAGCTTACAGGATGGAAAATTGATATTAAGAGTCAATCTGAAGCGGAAGAACTCGGCATCTATAGTGCTGATGAAGCTCCTCTTTTCGAGGGAAATGACGCTGAAGATTCAGAGCTA